In Podospora pseudoanserina strain CBS 124.78 chromosome 5, whole genome shotgun sequence, a single window of DNA contains:
- a CDS encoding hypothetical protein (EggNog:ENOG503P2MZ) — MLAIDSLFSGSFLGQLRNIALMTTTSRDAGSSPRRITEPTPPQLNSRSVSPPAPEPIPRSQPKPASPKARSSRRGPRPGTRIIRPDPGSLYDIMHDNAGTSLYAMPMCWTDRHSELLGVQFDRHPTIEKPVPENLDGRWLEPSHMARVLTTELQVLVQADPSPTKLFCKNRAIKHVMSTLFPHTLSKAKTSAELDLFFGMKAFRKAVRLPCVWKSAASRDASFDSMATLDPHTLVRSDSEYAPNLPILAYVNRSQLAAIRKNLFRIASGPNGIFNEPVARLQALRSKLLIPANIDHDPYIVATLLAMAQAHFYRIPAYSGRMTPSSSAHDSQRGVRLRMPQFRDIKVQLITHDEGQENDPHFIVYTAVITAAFLERFMTPHKTPLVDSEDGLGMKITYTPVKVWPILGLKERLAKALGSEISGVSPFDNPEFIDLHGPLVEPTPEQLPVFAHIISQRKLKRRRDKERQPLEEMLNSSFEEEPPSSDDRPLLSPSAKRRRTARSVGTLEVC, encoded by the exons ATGCTCGCAATTGA CTCTCTCTTCAGCGGCAGCTTTCTGGGTCAGCTGCGCAACATTGCTCTCATGACGACAACTTCACGCGACGCGGGCTCCTCGCCCCGTCGCATCACCGAACCCACCCCGCCTCAACTCAACAGTCGCTCAGTGTCCCCTCCGGCCCCGGAACCAATACCAAGGTCCCAGCCGAAGCCGGCAAGTCCCAAGGCCCGTTCATCACGCCGTGGTCCGCGGCCCGGCACCCGCATCATACGTCCCGATCCAGGCTCTCTGTACGACATCATGCACGACAATGCAGGCACTTCCCTCTACGCCATGCCCATGTGCTGGACTGACCGGCACTCGGAACTCCTTGGCGTCCAGTTCGACAGGCACCCCACCATTGAGAAGCCTGTCCcagagaacctcgacggcaGATGGCTTGAGCCCTCCCACATGGCGCGCGTCTTGACGACAGAGCTGCAGGTGCTCGTCCAGGCCGACCCGTCGCCTACCAAGCTCTTTTGCAAGAATCGCGCCATCAAGCATGTCATGTCGACCCTCTTCCCTCACACCTTGTCCAAGGCAAAGACATCGGCCGAACTCGACCTCTTCTTCGGCATGAAGGCCTTCCGAAAAGCGGTTCGTTTGCCCTGTGTCTGGAAGAGCGCTGCCAGCCGGGATGCCTCGTTCGACTCCATGGCTACACTGGATCCACACACACTCGTGAGATCCGACTCCGAGTATGCGCCAAACCTCCCTATTCTGGCTTATGTCAACCGGTCGCAACTTGCCGCCATTCGCAAGAACCTCTTCCGCATTGCTTCTGGCCCCAACGGCATATTCAACGAGCCTGTTGCACGGCTGCAGGCCTTGCGCTCCAAGCTCTTGATCCCCGCCAACATCGACCATGACCCCTACATCGTTGCCACCCTTCTCGCTATGGCGCAAGCACACTTTTACCGCATACCCGCCTACAGTGGTAGGATGACGCCGAGCAGCTCGGCGCATGATAGCCAGAGGGGTGTTCGATTGCGCATGCCGCAGTTCCGTGACATCAAGGTCCAGCTCATCACCCACGACGAGGGACAAGAAAACGACCCCCACTTCATTGTCTATACGGCCGTCATCACCGCAGCATTCTTGGAGAGGTTCATGACCCCTCACAAGACCCCTTTGGTCGACAGTGAAGACGGGCTCGGTATGAAGATCACCTACACGCCAGTCAAGGTGTGGCCTATTCTCGGCCTCAAGGAACGTCTTGCCAAGGCCCTCGGGTCAGAGATCTCAGGGGTTTCACCATTTGACAACCCGGAGTTCATCGACCTTCACGGCCCCCTCGTCGAGCCTACGCCCGAGCAACTGCCTGTTTTTGCTCACATCATCAGCCAGCGCAAGCTCAAGCGGCGTCGTGATAAGGAAAGGCAACCCCTTGAGGAAATGTTGAACAGTagttttgaggaggagcctCCCAGCTCGGACGACCGACCTCTGCTCAGTCCAAGTGCTAAGAGGAGACGGACGGCGAGGTCGGTTGGGACCTTGGAGGTTTGCTAG
- the ARC18 gene encoding subunit of the Arp2/3 complex (EggNog:ENOG503P3AM; COG:Z; BUSCO:EOG09264S3E): MPAYNSMFNTDPNPPRLIGNFPLLPLRTKIRGPVYPLPFPEPALPENESPDQDSESYDILDEVLALFRANTFFRNFEIQGHADRLLIYGIWFVSDCLGKIKPTASRREATKEVNNLALDTNFAIPGDPSWPLRQMYEPPRDRQDAEVLRQYMMQVRQELAERLLARVYADDETRPSKWWLSFTKRKFMGKGL; encoded by the exons ATGCCA gccTATAACTCCATGTTCAACACCGACCCCAACCCGCCCCGTTTAATAGGcaacttccccctcctccccctccgaaCCAAGATCCGCGGCCCCGTCTACCCGCTCCCTTTCCCCGAGCCGGCCCTCCCCGAGAATGAGTCCCCCGACCAGGACTCAGAGTCCTAcgacatcctcgacgaggTCCTCGCTCTCTTCCGCGCCAACACCTTCTTCCGCAACTTTGAGATCCAGGGCCATGCCGACCGGCTGCTAATCTATGGCATTTGGTTCGTCTCGGACTGCCTGGGCAAGATCAAGCCGACGgcgtcgaggagggaggcgacCAAGGAGGTGAACAACTTGGCGTTGGATACCAACTTTGCCATTCCGGGCGACCCGAGCTGGCCGTTGAGACAG ATGTACGAGCCTCCCCGCGACAGACAAGACGCCGAGGTCCTTAGGCAGTACATGATGCAAGTCCGACAAGAGCTGGCGGAGcggttgttggcgagggtCTATGCCGATGATGAGACACGACCGAGCAAGTGGTGGTTGAGCTTCACCAAGAGGAAGTTCATGGGCAAGGGTCTTTAA
- the TRM6 gene encoding tRNA (adenine(58)-N(1))-methyltransferase non-catalytic subunit trm6 (BUSCO:EOG09261I0F; EggNog:ENOG503NU3W; COG:J), with amino-acid sequence MHSLIRPNAWVGLKLPSGSTKIIQIVPDTTISLGKYGAFPANLVLGRPYHLTFEVLDKTPEEAFSRLRIVPASELHAEVIAEEDEAEGKTTAEDRDVNAVLTATEGEEFSLVDEQGNIVARSGREVIDDSAIQKLTHDEIEELKREGNNAGKDVIAKLMLSHTALDQKTTFSLAKYKLLKTKKYIRRFQVIPIDVATFAQWQLEEKDASKIMDMRAEMFGLVGCWGNVHYGGEDSMIDDPHSRTDQGEETCIPIQPDELKGRWLVVDDTCGMLVAAMAERMGVLYPKEEEGEDATVAEQAPAREAKQDVKTDAQTHNGTAQENGDVDMVAVVPETTVPERPKMTTNKKQKVRPRGSDFAIPFSQTNTLTVIHSTSQPNLSLLNYWNFDITAPNHPPHPLLNHLLNLTWLQLLKPELDTSYSTEPPTASAEELASWKPSRRGNFHRKRRRFARTRYIVDSTRAGNFSGLVCASSMDPISILKHTLPLLAGGAPVAIYSPSIEPLAALADCFSVPRRTAWTSGNVPETVGKSLEELERWEGNEQFPLNPTLLQGVSIQTSRARRWQVLPMRTHPLMTERGGADGYVFTAWRAKPAEGRVEARGKFKKIQPSSSKKAAKIDGEGTPAETPATGEEEDSATVGKRKRADTLPPLDTEGTPAPENAATGDVASPTKKRKVDGEAKVEEV; translated from the exons ATGCATTCCCTCATCCGCCCCAATGCCTGGGTTGGCCTCAAGCTGCCCTCAGGGTCAACAAAGATCATCCAAATCGTTCCAGATAC GACGATCTCCCTAGGAAAATATGGCGCATTTCCCGCAAACCTTGTTCTCGGTCGCCCGTATCATCTCACCTTCGAAGTATTAGACAAGACTCCCGAAGAGGCTTTTTCCCGTCTTCGAATCGTTCCCGCCAGCGAGCTCCACGCCGAGGTCATcgccgaagaggatgaggccgAAGGAAAGACCACTGCGGAAGACCGAGATGTCAATGCCGTGCTGACCGCGACCGAGGGCGAAGAGTTCAGTTTGGTGGACGAGCAGGGTAATATCGTTGCTCGATCCGGCCGCGAAGTTATCGACGACAGCGCCATCCAGAAGTTGACACACGACGAGATCGAGGAGCTCAAGCGGGAGGGAAACAATGCCGGCAAGGATGTAATCGCCAAGCTGATGTTATCTCATACAGCCCTCGACCAGAAGACGACGTTCAGTTTGGCCAAGTACAAGCTACTCAAGACGAAGAAGTACATCCGCCGCTTTCAGGTCATCCCCATCGACGTCGCTACTTTTGCGCAATGgcagttggaggagaaggatgctAGCAAGATCATGGACATGCGCGCCGAAATGTTTGGGCTTGTCGGATGCTGGGGAAATGTGCACTACGGCGGCGAGGACAGCATGATTGACGACCCCCACTCTCGGACCGACCAGGGCGAGGAGACGTGCATTCCAATTCAACCAGATGAGCTCAAGGGCAGGTGGCTGGTGGTTGACGATACCTGCGGCATGTTGGTGGCAGCCATGGCTGAGAGAATGGGGGTGCTATAcccaaaggaggaggagggcgaagaCGCGACTGTGGCTGAACAGGCACCGGCAAGAGAGGCCAAGCAGGACGTCAAGACAGACGCCCAGACTCATAATGGAACCGCGCAGGAAAATGGGGATGTTGACATGGTAGCTGTGGTGCCGGAAACGACAGTACCTGAAAGGCCCAAGATGAcaaccaacaagaagcaaaaggttAGGCCCAGGGGGTCCGACTTTGCCATTCCGTTCTCCCAAACCAATACCCTCACAGTCATTCACAGCACCAGCCAGCCAAACCTCTCGCTCCTCAATTACTGGAACTTTGACATCACAGCACCAAatcacccaccccaccctcttctcaaccacctcctcaacctcacctggTTACAACTCCTCAAGCCTGAGCTTGACACCTCATATTCTACCGAACCACCGACAGCGTCGGCAGAGGAGCTGGCTTCATGGAAGCCTAGCCGTCGGGGTAACTTTCACCGGAAGCGCCGTCGGTTTGCGCGCACTCGGTACATTGTCGACTCAACGCGTGCCGGTAACTTCTCAGGTCTAGTTTGCGCCTCGTCCATGGACCCCATCTCCATTCTCAAGCACACCCTTCCACTGTTGGCAGGCGGAGCCCCTGTTGCCATCTACTCGCCCTCCATTGAGCCATTGGCTGCGTTGGCTGACTGCTTCAGCGTCCCCCGGCGCACCGCCTGGACAAGCGGGAACGTGCCCGAGACGGTAGGGAAGAGCCTGGAGGAATTGGAGCGCTGGGAAGGGAACGAGCAGTTCCCGTTGAATCCTACCTTACTTCAGGGCGTGAGCATACAGACCAGCCGCGCCAGAAGATGGCAGGTGTTGCCCATGAGAACACATCCCCTTATGACGGAGCGTGGAGGAGCCGACGGGTATGTCTTTACTGCGTGGAGGGCAAAGCCAGCCGAGGGCAGAGTGGAGGCCAGAGGAAAGTTCAAGAAGATTCAACCCAGCAGTAGCAAAAAGGCTGCCAAGATAGACGGGGAGGGCACGCCAGCTGAAACACCAGCgacgggcgaggaggaggatagtgCTACGGTTGGGAAGCGGAAGAGAGCCGACACCTTACCGCCTCTGGATACGGAGGGGACTCCGGCTCCCGAGAATGCTGCGACAGGTGATGTCGCATCACCGACCAAGAAACGGAAGGTTGACGGTGAGgcgaaggtggaggaggtatAA
- a CDS encoding hypothetical protein (EggNog:ENOG503PZPW) — protein MSSYSIPLSLLMLLLPRSSFAQSFVGGTSPLSSAPYGLPAAPFLETIRGFNSISNASFPITGYNLSIPAGAADGTASRVQGWALEIGITPDVSLSGVASTLSDKKKQFMTTTTLKIIPPDEGLVPAFNASTWRVCAMVFTGGLVQGTGNTSQILKDGGDGGCEQMLPSDCINQLQVNGLAGNGGKEGGCSDVSVPAVCQEYFRLVGVEGDSPRMVEITPISKNENGVNPLAADRSSLFFAAGSSPTEKGNSSSIREAEHMIWPVLMTWTHFAESGEVHDSSGSLSCVQAKQTVNEEASSEAWQRKTSKLVLAMGLGVVGFFVVG, from the exons ATGTCCTCATACTCGATCccgctctccctcctcatgcTGCTCCTGCCCCGCTCCTCCTTTGCCCAATCTTTTGTCGGCGGCACCTCTCCCTTGTCTTCTGCCCCCTATGGTCTCCCGGCTGCTCCCTTTCTCGAGACCATCAGGGGATTcaactccatctccaacgcctcATTTCCCATCACGGGGtacaacctctccatccccgcCGGGGCAGCAGATGGCACCGCCTCCCGGGTGCAAGGCTGGGCGTTGGAGATAGGAATCACCCCTGATGTTTCCCTTTCCGGTGTGGCGTCTACCCTATCCGACAAAAAGAAGCAGTTCATGACGACCACGACGCTCAAAATCATCCCGCCTGACGAGGGGCTAGTTCCGGCGTTTAATGCCAGCACCTGGAGGGTTTGCGCCATGGTGTTCACGGGCGGGTTGGTTCAGGGGACGGGGAATACGAGTCAGATTCTgaaagatggtggtgatggggggtgtGAGCAGATGCTGCCGAGTGATTGCATCAATCAGCTACAGGTGAATGGGTTGGCGGGGAAcggggggaaggaaggaggttGTAGTGATGTGAGTGTGCCCGCGGTTTGTCAGGAGTATTTcaggttggtgggggtggagggcgaTAGTCCT CGGATGGTAGAGATTACGCCGATTAGCAAGAATGAGAACGGCGTGAACCCGCTGGCTGCGGATAGGAGCTCATTGTTTTTCGCGGCTGGGTCGAGCCCAACAGAGAAGGGGAATAGCTCGTCGATTCGGGAGGCTGAGCACATGATCTGGCCAGTGCTGATGACTTGGACGCACTTTGCGGAGAGCGGCGAGGTTCATGACAGTTCGGGATCGTTGAGCTGTGTCCAGGCCAAGCAGACAGTCAATGAAGAGGCTAGCTCTGAGGCCTGGCAAAGAAAGACGTCGAAGTTGGTGTTGGCCATGGGcttgggtgttgttgggttttttgttgttggttga
- a CDS encoding hypothetical protein (CAZy:GH76; COG:G; EggNog:ENOG503PB9G), producing MATTPALKSPSRWLTALLATTSCLLPGARATVYKLGTKAEIKESAATLAYDLMLYYKGNQSGEIPGILPGPPTEHKGDYYWWEGGAMMGTYVDYWFLTGDESYNKVVTEGMIHQVGPDEDYMPPNHTASLGNDDQGFWGMSAMLAAENKFPNPPEGQPQWLALAQAVFHTQAAPERHDNTCNGGLRWQVPPMNAGYNYKNTIANGCFFDLGARLAAYTFNQSYADWADKTFQWLWDVGYIDHKDWRVYDGGHVEHNCTDINKAQFSYNAALLLHGSAFMYNYTNGSEIWKTRVDKLWEGMHRDFFEDDIAYEIPCEGRKGACTADMLSFKGYVHRWLSVVTKVAPHTRDKILPVLRTSTEAAVKQCTGGDTGRRCGFYWREGVYVDPAVDKTSGAGEQMNVLAAVSSLLIDDAPPPANNITGLSKPNYNAGSRSRGPSEPLAPITNGDRAGAAILTILILGSAVGSWAWMSFGD from the exons ATGGCGACAACGCCAGCACTGAAAAGCCCGTCGCGATGGTTGACGGCGCTGCTGGCCACCACAAGCTGCTTGCTTCCTGGCGCACGAGCTACCGTCTATAAGCTGGGCACAAAAG CCGAAATCAAGGAGTCCGCCGCCACGCTCGCCTACGACCTCATGCTCTATTACAAGGGCAACCAGTCGGGTGAAATTCCCGGCATTCTCCCCGGCCCCCCCACAGAACACAAGGGCGACTACTActggtgggaaggaggagccaTGATGGGCACTTACGTCGATTATTGGTTTCTGACAGGCGACGAGTCCTACAACAAGGTAGTCACCGAAGGCATGATTCACCAGGTCGGTCCCGACGAGGATTACATGCCGCCTAACCACACGGCCTCGCTGGGCAACGACGACCAGGGTTTCTGGGGCATGAGTGCCATGTTGGCGGCCGAGAATAAATTCCCCAATCCGCCAGAGGGCCAGCCCCAGTGGCTCGCCCTGGCCCAGGCTGTTTTCCACACCCAAGCCGCCCCCGAAAGACACGACAACACCTGCAACGGAGGTCTGAGATGGCAGGTTCCCCCCATGAACGCAGGTTACAACTACAAGAACACCATTGCCAACGGCTGCTTCTTTGACTTGGGCGCCCGCCTGGCAGCCTACACCTTCAACCAGTCATATGCCGACTGGGCTGACAAGACGTTCCAGTGGCTGTGGGATGTAGGGTATATTGATCACAAGGACTGGCGTGTGTATGACGGTGGCCACGTCGAGCACAACTGCACCGACATCAACAAAGCCCAGTTCAGCTACAACGCTGCCCTCTTGCTGCACGGGAGCGCCTTCATGTACAACTACACCAACGGCAGTGAGATTTGGAAGACGAGAGTCGACAAGCTGTGGGAGGGCATGCATCGCGATTTCTTCGAGGACGATATCGCCTACGAAATTCCCTGCGAGGGCCGCAAGGGCGCCTGCACGGCAGACATGTTGTCGTTCAAGGGCTACGTCCACCGCTGGCTGTCCGTGGTCACCAAGGTCGCCCCGCATACCCGGGACAAGATCCTCCCGGTCTTGAGGACGTCTACCGAAGCTGCTGTCAAGCAGTGCACAGGAGGTGACACGGGTCGGAGGTGCGGCTTCTACTGGAGGGAGGGTGTCTATGTTGATCCTGCCGTCGACAAGACGAGCGGCGCTGGCGAGCAGATGAAtgtgttggctgctgtgtcCAGCTTGCTGATTGACGACGCACCTCCTCcggccaacaacatcacagGTCTGAGCAAGCCCAACTACAACGCTGGTTCCAGGTCCAGAGGTCCGAGTGAGCCGCtcgcccccatcaccaacggcGACAGGGCGGGCGCGGCCATCTTGACCATCCTCATTCTCGGAAGTGCCGTTGGTTCCTGGGCGTGGATGAGCTTTGGGGATTAA
- a CDS encoding hypothetical protein (EggNog:ENOG503PDIR) — MKSTIVSILLSAGACLASPVAQADTPVSTPSPTTLQQGAYWIRGVTPPNYHKYLQTKPANVPGIAILESHTTAGQFNIEGGQLVNKVSNPPLYLWVEEPADKANPPRTLATFFNTTKSTFGTFAWQGDTLTWSVPSIRRQNVGAWLVCKNQQLFINTGAYGYQTPAGCSDHTIHYYNDKTANN, encoded by the exons ATGAAGTCAACCATTGTCTCCATCCTGCTCAGCGCGGGCGCCTGCCTAGCCTCACCTGTTGCTCAAGCAGACACACCAGTCTCcacgccctctcccaccaccctccagcaAGGTGCCTATTGGATTCGTGGCGTGACGCCTCCAAACTATCACAAATACCTCCAGACGAAGCCCGCGAATGTTCCCGGCATCGCTATCCTCGAGTCACACACCACGGCAGGACAGTTCAACATCGAGGGTGGACAGCTAGTCAACAAGGTATCCAACCCACCGTTGTATCtctgggtggaggagccggCCGACAAGGCCAACCCTCCTCGTACTCTggccaccttcttcaacacgACCAAGTCGACGTTTGGGACGTTTGCGTGGCAGGGAGACACCCTCACGTGGAGCGTGCCGAGCATCAGGAGGCAGAACGTCGGAGCCTGGCTTGTGTGCAAGAACCAGCAGTTGTTCATCAACACGGGCGCTTATGGTTATCAAACGCCTGCAGGGTGCTCCGACCATACT ATCCATTACTACAACGACAAGACGGCAAACAACTAG
- a CDS encoding hypothetical protein (COG:H; EggNog:ENOG503NX1U) — MVGFTSFLLLGGAAAASVNLNSHPVRLEIRHAVTSRLGNVHLFVERDVAGPVTVSYGSCSSLSARDAHHTVGEIQGKRQETRLVWKLPERSESGGCLSAWNSAGQLLGRSEPQLLENRHAKRAEKRAAIAMTNATGIETLGPWFEGVKLLQDQQPGPIDVKAAKEKEVAIVGAGMSGLMSYLVLTQAGLKNVKIIEAGNRLGGRVHTEYLRGKAFDYSYQEMGPMRFPWTYNDPATNSTLEITDSQIVFQVAEEINKLNKNSKNLTVSFQPWYQSSPNGLVYRNGFKLPSGLPPTSAQIAADPSLGTPSMPRDNSTIALAAALSEYMPPSSVYADVANNMFKAHKDWIENGLKGLGGDTWSEFAFLTHHLGGSLNDTDVIGGSDHSYWSSIYSGAYFRAASWKTIDGGLNRLPLAFHPLVNKDTIMNRAVERVAFSTDSKTGSKKVQLSYRDSNPRSGKKSNLSSAGYDYAIISAPFSVVRSWRMPTLPATISNAIRKLEYANACKVALEYKTRFWEKYANPILGSCSTSTDIPGIGSICYPSYNINGTGPASILASYDTGALLESLSEEEHVQYVLDAMTEIHGEETRKLYTGRYNRRCWAQDELTRGGWANPSIGQHQLYIPEYFKTYDGLIFVGEHTSYTHAWIASALESGIRGGVQLLLELGLVDEAKEAVDKWMARWIDI; from the exons ATGGTCGGCTTTACatctttcctcctcctcggaggtgctgctgctgcttcagtcaacctcaacagccaCCCTGTCAGGCTCGAGATTCGCCATGCCGTGACCTCTCGCCTTGGCAACGTCCACCTGTTTGTCGAGAGAGACGTGGCCGGTCCTGTCACCGTTTCCTACGGTTCTTGCTCATCTCTCTCTGCTAGAGATGCCCATCACACCGTGGGCGAGATCCAGGGAAAGAGACAGGAGACACGCCTTGTGTGGAAGCTTCCCGAGAGGTCTGAGTCTGGGGGATGCCTCTCCGCCTGGAACTCCGCCGGGCAGCTTCTGGGGAGGAGTGAGCCTCAGCTCCTCGAGAATCGCCACGCAAAGAGAGCAGAGAAGCGAGCTG CCATCGCCATGACCAACGCCACGGGAATTGAAACCCTCGGTCCCTGGTTCGAGGGtgtcaagctcctccaggaCCAACAACCGGGGCCCATTGACGTCAAGGccgccaaggagaaggaggttgccaTTGTGGGTGCCGGCATGTCTGGGCTGATGAGCTATCTCGTCCTCACTCAAGCGGGCCTCAAGAATGTCAAGATCATTGAGGCCGGCAACCGTCTTGGTGGCAGAGTTCACACCGAGTACCTGCGCGGCAAGGCTTTTGATTACTCCTACCAGGAGATGGGCCCGATGCGGTTCCCCTGGACCTACAATGATCCAGCAACCAACAGCACGCTCGAAATCACCGACTCTCAGATCGTCTTCCAGGTCGCCGAGGAGATCAACAAACTGAACAAGAACAGCAAGAACCTCACCGTCAGTTTCCAGCCTTGGTACCAGAGCTCACCAAACGGACTGGTCTACAGGAACGGTTTCAAGCTCCCATCCGGTCTACCACCAACTTCTGCCCAGATTGCGGCCGATCCTTCCTTGGGGACCCCTTCTATGCCCCGGGACAACTCGACCATCGCTTTGGCTGCGGCCCTGAGCGAGTACATGCCTCCCAGCAGTGTGTATGCGGATGTGGCCAACAACATGTTCAAGGCTCACAAGGACTGGATCGAGAACGGTCTCAAGGGTCTTGGAGGTGATACGTGGTCCGAGTTTGCTTTCCTGACACACCACCTTGGAGGTAGCCTCAACGACACAGATGTTATTGGCGGAAGCGATCACAGCTACTGGTCCAGCATCTACAGCGGCGCTTATTTCCGAGCCGCCTCCTGGAAGACCATCGATGGCGGCCTCAACCGTCTTCCCTTGGCTTTTCACCCGTTGGTCAACAAGGATACCATCATgaaccgcgccgtcgagcgtGTTGCCTTCTCCACCGACTCCAAGACGGGTTCCAAGAAGGTCCAGCTCTCCTACCGAGACAGCAACCCCCGCAGTGGGAAGAAGTCCAATCTCTCCTCTGCCGGCTACGATTACGCCATTATCTCTGCTCCCTTCTCCGTCGTCCGCTCCTGGAGAATGCCCACCCTCCctgccaccatctccaacgccATCCGCAAGCTCGAGTACGCCAACGCCTGCAAGGTCGCCCTCGAGTACAAGACCCGCTTCTGGGAGAAGTacgccaaccccatcctcggcAGTTGCAGCACCTCCACCGACATCCCTGGTATCGGCTCCATCTGCTACCCATCCTACAATATCAACGGCACCGGGCCCGCTTCCATTCTGGCGAGTTATGACACTGGCGCGCTGCTCGAGTCGCTGTCAGAAGAAGAGCACGTCCAGTATGTGTTGGACGCCATGACCGAGATCCACGGCGAGGAGACGAGGAAGCTGTACACTGGTCGGTACAACAGGCGGTGCTGGGCTCAAGACGAGCTCACCAGGGGTGGCTGGGCGAACCCAAGTATTGGACAGCATCAGCTGTATATTCCCGAGTACTTCAAGACTTATGATGGG TTGATCTTTGTCGGCGAGCACACCAGCTACACGCATGCTTGGATTGCCTCTGCTTTGGAGAGCGGTATCAGAGGTGGTGTTCAGCTTCTTTTGG AACTTGGGCTGGTTGatgaggccaaggaggctgtTGACAAATGGATGGCAAGATGGATCGATATCTGA